The following proteins come from a genomic window of Proteinivorax hydrogeniformans:
- a CDS encoding NAD(P)-dependent oxidoreductase, translating to MKLNKIVAVDNVGLVDEVVQELEKIAKQVVLHDDFPKSNAEIISRIKDADAVLVSWNTPIDKEVIQSCSQIRYIGMCCTLIDEDSANVDIRTANSKGIKVLGVRDYGDEGVIEFIISELVRLMQGNGEHQWQQEVSELTEQKLGIIGMGTLGKMLAEKAQSFGMEVYYYNRSRKKEVENTGVKYLKLDDLLKEADVVSTHLPRNTKVIDSAGFEKLGDNKILVNTSLEPTFDVSSFNSWVEKKGNYGIFDKAAMGKHYDVLKKHSNVIYTDKVVGWTKQAKKRLSYKALEI from the coding sequence ATGAAACTAAACAAAATAGTAGCTGTGGACAATGTAGGACTAGTAGATGAAGTAGTACAAGAACTAGAAAAGATAGCGAAACAAGTGGTGCTGCACGATGACTTTCCTAAAAGTAATGCTGAAATTATTTCTAGAATAAAAGATGCTGACGCAGTGTTAGTATCATGGAACACTCCTATTGATAAAGAGGTAATACAAAGTTGCTCGCAAATTAGGTACATAGGCATGTGTTGCACCTTGATAGATGAGGATAGCGCCAATGTTGATATTAGAACTGCTAATAGTAAGGGTATAAAAGTACTAGGCGTTAGAGATTATGGAGATGAAGGGGTTATCGAGTTTATAATTAGCGAGCTAGTCAGATTGATGCAAGGTAATGGAGAGCATCAGTGGCAGCAGGAAGTCTCGGAGTTAACAGAGCAAAAGCTGGGCATTATCGGAATGGGCACATTAGGCAAGATGCTAGCTGAGAAAGCTCAGAGCTTCGGGATGGAAGTGTACTATTATAATAGAAGTAGAAAAAAAGAAGTGGAGAATACGGGAGTGAAGTATTTAAAGTTAGACGATTTGCTTAAAGAAGCAGACGTAGTTTCTACACACCTTCCTAGAAATACCAAAGTTATCGATAGTGCTGGTTTTGAAAAACTAGGTGATAACAAAATATTAGTAAACACCTCTTTAGAGCCAACTTTCGATGTAAGTAGTTTTAACAGCTGGGTAGAAAAAAAGGGGAACTATGGAATATTCGATAAGGCAGCTATGGGCAAGCATTATGATGTGTTAAAAAAGCATAGCAATGTGATCTATACAGATAAAGTTGTAGGATGGACAAAACAAGCCAAAAAGAGGTTATCCTATAAAGCACTAGAGATATAA
- a CDS encoding M20/M25/M40 family metallo-hydrolase, translating into MFSKEEQNLIESLFYKLVSVRSDTNTIYEPIIEDLILNWFKQRDYFTQNPDYVGTYSIPEDALHREVVWALVKGTSEETIVLINHHDAIGIEEFGKYRDVAFRPDELKEKLKSRKKKSKMLVNDIENENWIFGRGTADMKGGVALQMGLIDKISKMDDFKGNVLFISVPDEETISKGAIAAVSLMDELSKQHYLKYVLAINSEPYFNNVKDKAIMYEGSVGKIMPIIYIKGVKSHIGDPYAGVSPSMILANIQRKTELNPKMCDVYNQDATPPPIWVHLKDRKKVYDASIPEAAVGFFNWLTFTKQPTDIINDLKSFCFDAMDQTISEIEMSYKQYCRMNNDKYQGLEYEPEVLTFSDAYKLALEENGETFEKQYQEELVLAKEEFQQKKITLPEVAVKLIEFTVENLSSNDPLIIIGLSGPFYPHINNQLLEGGERYNLENRVNEIASRHYSIKYQSNQYFMGISDLSYCGFVGNIKDIEAIKENSPGWDDVYKIPFEKLRSHNMQVVNIGPWGKDLHKTTERVYGPDVFTRVPTIIFELINEILEV; encoded by the coding sequence TTGTTTAGTAAAGAGGAGCAGAACTTGATAGAATCGTTATTTTATAAGCTGGTTTCGGTGAGAAGTGATACAAACACAATTTATGAACCAATTATTGAAGATTTGATACTGAATTGGTTTAAGCAAAGGGATTATTTTACTCAAAATCCTGACTATGTGGGAACCTACTCTATTCCTGAAGATGCCTTGCATCGCGAGGTTGTTTGGGCACTTGTCAAGGGGACATCTGAAGAAACAATAGTACTAATAAACCACCATGATGCCATTGGAATTGAAGAGTTTGGAAAATATAGAGATGTAGCTTTTAGACCCGATGAACTTAAAGAAAAGCTTAAGTCAAGAAAGAAAAAAAGTAAGATGCTAGTTAATGATATAGAAAATGAAAACTGGATTTTCGGTAGAGGTACCGCTGACATGAAGGGTGGAGTTGCTCTTCAGATGGGGCTTATTGATAAGATTTCAAAAATGGATGATTTTAAAGGTAACGTGCTATTTATCTCTGTGCCCGATGAAGAGACCATATCAAAAGGGGCGATTGCAGCAGTTTCTTTGATGGATGAGCTTTCAAAGCAGCACTATCTAAAATATGTATTAGCTATAAACTCTGAGCCTTATTTTAACAATGTTAAGGATAAAGCGATTATGTATGAGGGCTCTGTAGGAAAGATAATGCCTATAATTTATATTAAAGGTGTAAAAAGTCATATAGGAGACCCATATGCAGGAGTCAGTCCGTCTATGATTTTGGCTAACATTCAAAGGAAAACAGAGCTAAACCCTAAAATGTGTGATGTATACAATCAAGACGCCACCCCACCACCAATATGGGTACACCTCAAAGATAGAAAAAAAGTTTATGATGCATCAATTCCCGAGGCTGCAGTAGGATTTTTTAACTGGCTCACCTTTACTAAGCAGCCCACCGATATTATAAATGACTTGAAAAGCTTTTGTTTCGACGCAATGGACCAAACGATTAGTGAAATCGAAATGTCTTATAAGCAATACTGTCGTATGAACAATGACAAGTATCAGGGGTTAGAATATGAGCCGGAAGTACTTACTTTTTCAGATGCATATAAACTTGCCTTAGAAGAAAATGGAGAAACCTTTGAAAAGCAGTATCAAGAGGAGCTAGTTCTAGCTAAGGAAGAGTTTCAGCAAAAGAAAATAACTTTGCCAGAAGTTGCGGTTAAGCTTATAGAATTTACAGTTGAAAATCTTAGTAGTAATGATCCTTTGATAATTATAGGACTATCAGGGCCCTTTTACCCTCACATCAACAATCAGCTGTTAGAGGGGGGAGAAAGATATAATCTAGAAAATCGAGTCAACGAAATAGCGTCGCGGCATTACTCCATAAAATATCAATCAAATCAATACTTTATGGGAATTTCAGATTTAAGCTATTGCGGATTTGTAGGGAATATCAAGGATATCGAGGCGATTAAAGAAAACAGCCCCGGATGGGATGACGTCTATAAAATACCTTTTGAAAAGCTACGAAGCCATAATATGCAGGTTGTTAATATCGGGCCATGGGGAAAAGATTTGCATAAAACAACGGAAAGAGTTTATGGACCCGATGTTTTTACGCGAGTTCCAACAATAATTTTTGAGCTAATAAATGAAATACTGGAGGTATAA
- a CDS encoding DMT family transporter yields the protein MLGILYSMMAGVFISVQSAFNANVSTKVGGVETTAIVHGVGFIASLILLSFWREGDVSKIGEVNKLYLLGGVLGVGIVFSAMKGVSLLGAAFSISILLVAQLLVAVLIDTFGLFGMDKVALTVNKPIGILIMIIGVLIFQSK from the coding sequence ATGCTAGGTATTTTATACTCAATGATGGCTGGTGTTTTTATCAGTGTACAAAGTGCTTTTAACGCTAATGTAAGCACTAAAGTAGGTGGGGTTGAGACAACGGCTATAGTACATGGTGTAGGTTTTATAGCATCTTTAATACTATTAAGCTTCTGGCGTGAAGGGGATGTTAGTAAAATAGGGGAAGTAAACAAGCTTTACCTCTTAGGAGGAGTGCTGGGGGTTGGCATTGTCTTTAGCGCAATGAAAGGAGTGTCTCTTTTAGGGGCAGCATTTTCAATATCTATTTTATTAGTTGCCCAACTGTTAGTGGCAGTTTTGATAGATACCTTTGGGCTTTTTGGAATGGATAAAGTCGCGCTTACAGTTAACAAGCCCATCGGAATACTGATAATGATTATAGGAGTATTGATTTTTCAATCTAAATAG
- a CDS encoding S9 family peptidase, whose protein sequence is MENKIKVEDFYRLKNVSGMDISPDEQKVVYVEQKVDKEKDKTTSNIFLVDLKAENITQLTFSGKDRSPVFSPDGSRIAFISSREKKSKIWILPLAGGEAWSVPTKQSVSGPLIWTPDGENIIYNADVFSNDRDNWTPYPGAPEYDRERLIKIADKPHSDKDDSDEKKENAVKVVTRFDYKRDGLGFYGDVRSQIFITPVPHKFDPDVKPEGEQITSGDFDHSSPTLSPCGKYIIVSGRRTENADLEQKSDLWLWDIEAKQPHLIYDAPGPTYSPSWSPCGNYLAFLGHNNIEGASTSTHLWIANINTFMDMLKKAQHPKPLTEKDVQNVTAKIDRTVRGPKGWRGDKLVFLMLDRGAGCVYEVEPKAQPRAILAARDRSIANLKVANDNIVYVYTTPVKPDEIYVYDGNEEKQISNLNTRYTEEVSLGKWEEFTYKSDDGENIDGWVIYPPEFDDSQKYPMVLLVHGGPHSAYGPSFMFLAQAIAAQGYVVLYTNPRGSETYGQQFACVIDKNWGDRDYADVLAGVDALVARGFIDTDKMFMHGWSYGGYMACWISTQTDRFKAICAGASVTNMLSGYGTSDITLADEYEYGGKPWSDYAHLIKHSPIGHVENVTTPVMLMHGENDLRVSVAQTEEFYIALKRLGKEAIMVRYPNEFHGPSRPIHRLDRLERLVSWFNYYRG, encoded by the coding sequence TTGGAAAACAAGATTAAAGTAGAAGATTTCTATAGGTTAAAAAATGTTAGCGGTATGGATATTTCGCCAGATGAGCAGAAGGTTGTCTATGTAGAGCAAAAGGTTGATAAAGAAAAGGATAAAACAACATCTAATATTTTTTTGGTAGATCTAAAAGCTGAGAACATAACCCAACTTACCTTTTCTGGTAAGGATCGGAGTCCAGTTTTTTCTCCAGATGGTAGTAGGATTGCGTTTATATCGTCTAGAGAGAAAAAAAGTAAGATTTGGATTCTGCCCTTAGCGGGAGGAGAAGCTTGGTCAGTGCCAACTAAACAGTCAGTTTCTGGACCGTTAATTTGGACCCCGGATGGTGAAAATATAATTTATAATGCTGATGTGTTTAGCAATGATAGGGATAATTGGACCCCCTACCCTGGAGCTCCTGAATATGACAGAGAGCGCCTTATTAAAATTGCTGACAAACCCCACAGTGACAAAGACGATAGCGATGAAAAAAAAGAAAATGCCGTAAAGGTCGTTACAAGGTTTGATTATAAAAGAGATGGTTTGGGCTTTTATGGTGATGTAAGATCGCAGATATTTATTACGCCTGTCCCACATAAGTTTGATCCAGATGTAAAGCCTGAAGGCGAGCAAATAACTTCTGGGGACTTTGATCACAGCAGCCCAACTTTATCACCATGTGGAAAGTACATTATAGTAAGTGGGCGTAGGACAGAAAATGCTGATCTTGAGCAAAAAAGTGATTTATGGCTTTGGGATATTGAAGCCAAACAGCCGCATTTAATATACGATGCACCTGGCCCTACATATAGTCCAAGCTGGTCTCCTTGTGGAAATTACTTGGCATTTCTAGGTCATAACAACATCGAGGGGGCATCTACTAGTACCCATTTATGGATTGCTAATATCAATACATTTATGGATATGCTTAAAAAAGCCCAGCATCCCAAACCTCTTACAGAGAAAGATGTTCAAAACGTTACAGCAAAAATAGATAGGACGGTAAGGGGACCTAAAGGATGGAGAGGGGATAAACTAGTATTTTTAATGTTAGATAGAGGGGCTGGTTGCGTTTATGAGGTAGAGCCTAAGGCACAGCCAAGAGCTATCTTAGCAGCAAGAGATAGGTCTATAGCTAACCTAAAGGTGGCCAATGATAACATAGTTTATGTTTACACAACTCCTGTTAAACCAGATGAGATTTATGTATATGACGGAAATGAAGAAAAGCAGATATCTAACTTAAATACCCGATATACAGAAGAGGTTTCTCTTGGAAAGTGGGAGGAATTTACCTACAAAAGTGATGATGGAGAAAATATTGATGGTTGGGTAATCTATCCACCAGAATTTGATGATAGCCAAAAGTATCCAATGGTTTTATTAGTGCACGGCGGTCCACACAGCGCCTATGGGCCATCATTTATGTTTTTAGCTCAGGCCATTGCAGCCCAAGGGTATGTTGTTTTATACACCAACCCAAGGGGTAGCGAAACCTATGGACAGCAGTTTGCCTGTGTCATAGATAAGAACTGGGGCGACAGAGACTATGCTGACGTATTAGCTGGGGTGGATGCACTTGTGGCAAGAGGATTTATAGACACAGATAAAATGTTTATGCACGGCTGGTCGTATGGAGGCTATATGGCTTGCTGGATCTCTACACAAACAGACAGGTTTAAAGCTATATGTGCAGGAGCCAGCGTAACTAACATGTTAAGTGGGTACGGCACTTCAGATATTACACTAGCAGACGAGTATGAATACGGTGGCAAGCCATGGAGCGACTATGCTCACTTAATCAAGCACTCACCTATAGGTCACGTGGAGAACGTAACTACTCCTGTGATGCTTATGCATGGTGAAAATGATCTTCGAGTTTCAGTTGCACAAACCGAAGAGTTTTATATAGCTTTAAAAAGATTGGGCAAAGAAGCTATCATGGTACGGTATCCCAACGAATTTCACGGACCAAGCAGGCCGATTCACAGGCTAGACCGACTAGAACGCTTAGTTAGCTGGTTTAATTACTATCGTGGATAA
- a CDS encoding MYG1 family protein, whose product MIKINTKPYKKVGTHDGRFHADELMATAILQQIFDIEVVRTRDPDTLEKLDIVYDVGGGKFDHHGEDKEYRSDEIPYAASGLIWREYGYEVIRAFDGSLTKEEIQSAHQHVDKVLITGIDALDNGIRPENETFRLMNISAMLSGFNPPWYSAESEDAAFYNGVRVCSQVLKNTISQSFGVLKGRDEVINAFTRRENPNILVLDVNCPWQETIIDIDEEEEVMLAIYPDNNRYALQTVRGKDKKDRMQLPRKWAGKENQELANLSGVSDAIFCHTGLFFAASKTLKGAKELAQKALQNAK is encoded by the coding sequence GTGATTAAAATAAACACAAAACCATATAAAAAAGTCGGCACACACGACGGCAGATTTCATGCAGATGAACTAATGGCAACAGCAATATTGCAGCAGATATTTGATATAGAAGTTGTAAGAACGAGGGATCCTGATACTCTAGAGAAGTTAGATATAGTTTATGACGTAGGCGGAGGAAAGTTTGACCATCATGGCGAGGACAAAGAGTATCGGAGTGATGAAATTCCTTATGCAGCTAGCGGTCTGATTTGGCGAGAGTATGGTTATGAAGTGATCAGGGCATTTGATGGTTCCTTAACTAAAGAAGAGATTCAGTCGGCACATCAGCATGTGGATAAAGTGTTAATAACAGGGATCGATGCACTAGATAACGGAATAAGGCCTGAAAACGAAACTTTTCGTCTTATGAACATATCAGCAATGTTGTCAGGGTTTAATCCACCTTGGTACTCTGCTGAGAGCGAAGATGCTGCCTTTTACAACGGGGTAAGGGTCTGCTCGCAGGTATTAAAGAACACTATATCCCAAAGCTTTGGGGTTTTAAAGGGAAGAGATGAGGTTATCAACGCTTTTACACGTAGGGAAAATCCTAATATTTTAGTGCTAGATGTAAACTGTCCTTGGCAGGAAACAATAATCGATATCGACGAAGAGGAGGAGGTTATGCTAGCGATATATCCGGATAATAATAGGTATGCCCTCCAAACTGTAAGGGGAAAGGATAAAAAGGATAGAATGCAGCTTCCTAGAAAATGGGCGGGAAAAGAAAACCAAGAGCTTGCTAATCTTTCAGGAGTTAGTGACGCTATTTTCTGCCATACAGGCCTTTTCTTTGCTGCTTCAAAAACTCTAAAAGGGGCAAAAGAGCTTGCCCAAAAAGCTCTTCAAAATGCCAAATAA
- a CDS encoding alpha/beta fold hydrolase, which translates to MSSGIYTTSDGEKEIKEFYNRQVKNLKLDCEDIYVDTRFGKTHVLKSGRKDAKPILFFHRNNGTAAHSLKQNEGLLKDYLVYAVDTIGQPGKSEQRILSHKTHEYGQWASDVIDSLGFSQVACMGESFGGGILTKLMCVAPEKISKAVLFVPAGFKNVSKKFLIKMSISKLLYTTTKKDTYLEKALNAMVNDTENIDQNTLDMNRLCFDYVKTNMQFPNKVKAKECKTFNSPILLFAGKKDPVFPAEKVVKRAKKLFPNVEAHLLKDCSHFYSLSEKRNAYIKERVDNFLSN; encoded by the coding sequence TTGAGTAGTGGTATTTACACAACCTCAGATGGAGAAAAAGAAATAAAAGAGTTTTACAACAGACAAGTTAAAAATCTAAAGTTAGACTGCGAAGATATATATGTGGATACAAGGTTTGGCAAAACCCATGTTTTAAAGTCAGGCAGAAAAGATGCAAAGCCTATATTGTTTTTTCATAGAAACAACGGCACTGCAGCTCATTCATTAAAGCAAAACGAGGGTTTACTAAAAGACTATCTAGTTTATGCTGTTGACACCATAGGGCAACCTGGGAAAAGTGAGCAGCGCATTTTATCCCATAAGACGCACGAATATGGTCAGTGGGCTTCTGATGTTATAGATTCCTTAGGTTTTAGTCAAGTAGCTTGCATGGGAGAGTCCTTTGGTGGGGGGATTTTAACTAAACTTATGTGTGTGGCTCCAGAAAAGATTTCTAAAGCAGTCTTGTTTGTTCCAGCAGGTTTTAAAAATGTATCAAAGAAATTTTTGATTAAGATGAGTATCTCAAAATTGTTATACACAACCACTAAAAAAGACACCTATCTTGAAAAGGCACTTAATGCAATGGTAAATGATACTGAAAATATTGACCAAAACACCCTAGATATGAATCGTCTATGCTTTGACTATGTAAAAACGAACATGCAGTTTCCTAATAAAGTTAAAGCAAAAGAGTGTAAGACTTTCAACTCTCCTATATTGCTGTTTGCCGGCAAAAAAGATCCGGTTTTTCCAGCAGAGAAAGTGGTTAAAAGGGCTAAAAAGTTATTCCCTAACGTAGAAGCACATTTACTTAAAGATTGTAGTCATTTTTATTCATTATCAGAAAAAAGAAATGCATATATTAAAGAACGTGTAGATAACTTTTTATCCAACTAA
- a CDS encoding DUF3795 domain-containing protein — MIESRCGILCSKCNYRVELDCRGCINIKKPFWGERCPVKSCCDSKKLNHCGDCRTFPCDLLKQFSYDEEQGDKGLRIEQCEKWKD; from the coding sequence ATGATTGAATCAAGATGTGGAATTTTGTGTAGTAAATGTAATTATAGAGTGGAGTTGGATTGTAGAGGTTGTATAAATATAAAAAAGCCTTTTTGGGGTGAGCGTTGTCCAGTCAAATCATGCTGTGATAGTAAAAAGCTAAATCATTGTGGAGACTGTAGAACTTTTCCCTGTGACTTACTTAAGCAATTTTCTTATGATGAAGAACAAGGAGATAAGGGACTCAGAATAGAACAATGTGAAAAATGGAAGGATTAA
- a CDS encoding DMT family transporter, with amino-acid sequence MRFAGIGLVMLAAICWGVSGGIADILMSKGWDPIVISLCRGLFGFICFFTWFLFRYRENWIFSTRLYIWSLLAGVGIAGNFTFYFLSIQASSIAVAATLMYTAPVFVLLISFLLLIERSTWFKWGCIFGVLIGIILLTGAYNTESISVSFLGTVSGLASALSYALFIFGFKKASSIGKPQVTLTIAFFTLCVILFLFADNNEVAAVVRSSDIWWFLVLGILGAGISFILYVIGLRRTAPTTASMVAMVEPVTASLFGVLLIGNELTITQFLGMAIILVTITLLSVKQSY; translated from the coding sequence ATGAGGTTTGCAGGGATAGGCTTAGTTATGCTAGCTGCTATATGTTGGGGAGTTAGTGGGGGAATTGCCGATATTTTAATGAGCAAGGGCTGGGATCCTATTGTAATTTCACTTTGTCGAGGGCTTTTTGGATTTATATGTTTTTTTACGTGGTTTCTCTTTCGTTATAGAGAAAACTGGATTTTCTCTACTCGTTTGTATATATGGTCCCTATTGGCCGGTGTTGGTATTGCAGGAAATTTTACTTTTTATTTTTTAAGTATCCAAGCATCGAGCATTGCTGTTGCTGCTACTTTAATGTACACTGCGCCTGTGTTCGTCCTGTTGATCTCCTTTTTACTGTTAATAGAACGTTCGACTTGGTTTAAATGGGGGTGCATCTTTGGTGTACTTATAGGGATTATCCTGCTTACAGGTGCTTATAACACCGAATCGATTTCAGTGAGCTTTCTAGGAACTGTATCAGGGCTTGCTTCTGCCCTTTCCTATGCATTGTTTATATTCGGGTTTAAAAAGGCCTCATCTATCGGAAAACCACAGGTTACGTTAACCATCGCTTTTTTTACACTTTGCGTTATCCTTTTTCTTTTTGCTGACAATAATGAAGTAGCTGCTGTGGTTAGGTCAAGCGACATATGGTGGTTTCTTGTATTAGGGATTTTAGGTGCTGGAATTTCATTTATACTTTATGTGATTGGCCTTCGTAGGACGGCACCGACAACTGCTTCAATGGTCGCCATGGTAGAGCCGGTGACAGCTTCTTTATTCGGAGTTCTACTTATTGGAAATGAGTTAACCATAACTCAATTTCTTGGAATGGCAATCATCTTGGTTACCATTACTTTGCTTAGTGTAAAACAGTCTTACTGA
- a CDS encoding GNAT family N-acetyltransferase, giving the protein MLLPFTKEEKVLNEKPFTDYEVQFNLVHRISEDEGAFLLRSQENDLVIAQSNIKFPMWVWINPKAKINIPEVIKKVDEIFQKQESFNIVTTPYFMSLFFEKYKCQYKVVMEMESYQCKEVIDPKHSQGELTLPTMDNLDIIGELYRGFIYDGFAKNVSKESQMESAKKLIQSGNLYTLKVDGEVVSMANIAHRAPRHGRINNVYTPLAHRKKGYASKLVADLSKLILEEGLTPVLFTDLSNPTSNKVYKDVGYTECGKVVQYKVEKN; this is encoded by the coding sequence GTGTTGTTACCATTTACAAAGGAAGAAAAAGTACTTAATGAAAAGCCTTTTACTGATTATGAGGTTCAGTTCAATTTAGTTCATAGAATATCCGAAGATGAAGGGGCTTTTTTGCTACGCTCCCAAGAAAACGACTTAGTAATAGCCCAATCAAATATAAAGTTTCCAATGTGGGTTTGGATAAACCCAAAGGCCAAAATAAATATACCGGAAGTGATTAAAAAGGTTGATGAGATTTTTCAGAAACAAGAGAGTTTCAACATTGTAACCACGCCCTACTTTATGAGCCTATTTTTTGAAAAGTATAAATGTCAGTACAAAGTAGTAATGGAAATGGAATCATACCAGTGTAAAGAAGTTATAGACCCTAAACACTCACAAGGAGAACTGACTTTGCCTACAATGGACAATTTAGATATAATAGGAGAATTATATAGAGGCTTTATTTATGATGGATTTGCTAAAAATGTTTCTAAGGAAAGCCAAATGGAAAGCGCAAAGAAACTAATCCAGTCTGGCAATCTATACACACTTAAAGTAGATGGTGAGGTAGTTTCTATGGCCAATATTGCACATCGTGCACCAAGGCATGGAAGAATCAACAATGTCTATACACCACTAGCTCACAGAAAAAAAGGTTATGCCAGCAAGCTGGTTGCAGATTTAAGCAAGTTGATTTTAGAAGAGGGTTTAACTCCAGTTTTGTTCACCGACCTAAGCAATCCAACATCAAACAAGGTTTACAAAGATGTTGGCTACACAGAGTGTGGCAAAGTAGTCCAATATAAAGTTGAAAAAAATTAA
- a CDS encoding nitroreductase family protein, which translates to MINSELYPVIFKRKSIRKFVKEPLEQSVIEELKYQISKLEPLFENIKTEVAILGEGEVGGIFSIKAPHYIAIYSEEKEGHLLNAGYLLQQLDLFLSKEGVGTLWLGMGKPQETLNARNGLKYVITLALGKANEEIHRNSASEYKRKELNEISSIDGAEKLIEAVRLAPSSTNNQPWYIEGTESEMVIYCKRLSLVKNTFFPLMKKFLPIDMGIALCHLKIAANNFDKEIEFKKENKSSNKNYEYIITAYTKQIDG; encoded by the coding sequence ATGATTAATTCAGAACTTTATCCGGTAATATTTAAAAGGAAATCTATACGAAAATTTGTTAAAGAGCCATTAGAACAATCTGTTATCGAAGAATTAAAATATCAAATTAGTAAACTAGAGCCTTTGTTTGAAAACATTAAAACTGAAGTTGCTATATTAGGAGAAGGTGAAGTAGGAGGTATTTTTTCAATCAAAGCTCCACACTATATAGCAATTTATTCTGAAGAAAAAGAAGGTCATTTATTAAATGCTGGTTATCTTTTACAACAACTTGACTTGTTTTTATCGAAAGAAGGGGTAGGAACATTATGGTTGGGAATGGGAAAACCTCAAGAAACTCTTAATGCTAGAAACGGTTTAAAATATGTAATTACATTAGCTCTTGGTAAAGCAAATGAAGAAATTCATAGAAATAGCGCTTCAGAGTATAAGAGAAAAGAATTAAATGAAATATCTTCAATTGATGGTGCTGAAAAATTAATAGAAGCAGTAAGGTTAGCCCCATCTTCAACCAATAATCAACCATGGTATATAGAAGGAACAGAAAGTGAAATGGTAATTTATTGTAAAAGATTGAGTTTGGTTAAGAACACTTTTTTCCCATTGATGAAAAAATTTCTTCCAATAGATATGGGTATTGCTTTATGTCATTTAAAAATTGCTGCAAATAATTTTGATAAAGAAATTGAATTTAAAAAAGAAAATAAGTCTTCAAATAAAAATTATGAGTATATAATTACTGCATATACAAAACAAATAGACGGGTAA